TGCTCAGCGTGGGTGGGTGCGGGGGCGGTGACGTCCCGGACGCGGGAGGCGATGAGGATGGCCCGCCGTCGGGTCTGGCCAAGACCGTAGTCCGCGGCGTTGAGGATGCCGCACCACGTGCTGTACCCCCAGGCGCGGAGGATCGCGGCGTACTGCCGGAACAGGGGCAGGACCGCGGGGACCTCCTCCATGGCGATCAACTCAGGCCGGAGGTCGTGGTGCCAGCGCATCGGCTCGGCGGCGAGCAGGCTGCGGGCGTCCTTGCACGCGGTGAGGAGCTTGGCCCGGGTGTCGCGGCCGCGCGCCAAGTCCTCTACGGCCTGGTGCACCAACGGCTGGTCCAGGAGACCGAGCCGATGGCCGCCCTTCGTCCAGGGCTGGCAGGGGGCACTGTCGACCTTGCCCTTGACCCGGCCCCGGAAGGGCGCGGTGGGCATGGTCGCGACATCGCACCGGACCACGGTGTGCCCGGCGGCGACCGCGGTGGCGCAGGCAGCGGCGTCCCACTCCATGCCCACCGCGCGGGTGGTGAGGCCGAGGATGCGTCGGCCTTCGGCCCAGCCGCCGGGGCCGTGGAAGCCCTCAACGATGAGGTCGGTGTCCATGTGGGTGCTCCGGAGGTCGAGTTGCCCGGGGACGGGTTGTGGTGGCGGGGTGTCGAGGAGGGCGCGGGCCCGGTCGAGTGCGGTGGTCACGGGGTGGTCCTCGGGTCGGCGGGGACGGTGACCGTGGGGTGCAGGTCGTAGCCGCTGCTGGCGAGGTATTCGGTGATGCGGTCGGTGAGCCCGGCGGGGGTCTGCTGCTCGGGCTGGACCTCGCACCGGTAGTCGTCGATGGCGGCGTTGATGACCGCGTCCAGGCCGGTCATGTGGTGGCCTTCCTCTTCGTGGCGTCGGTGAGGGGTCCGTGGTCGGCGACGAGGGTCCGCCACCTGATCCAGTGGCTGCCGGTCGCGGTCCATCGGGTGGTGCGGCGGGTCCAGATGCGGCCGGTGCGGTCTTGTACGGCGGTGACGCCCTTGGGGGAGAGGAAGCTGCCGGGGCCGTCCGGGCGCCACGTCTGCGCGCTCACGCGGCACCTCGGCGGCGGCGGTCGGTGCCGGTCATGGCGACGACGCGGGTGTCCTCGGACAGCCGGGACACGATCCGCTCGCCCAGCGCGCTGGTGAGGTCGGGCGCTCCTTCGGCGCGGGCGGGGAGGTTCGAGGTGTAGAGCGTCGGCCGACAGGCGTTGTACCGCTCGTTGATCAGCCGGTACGTCACCTCCTCCGTCCACTCGGACGCCTTGGCGGAGCCGAGGTCGTCGAGGACGAGGAGCGGCACCCGCACCAGGCGGCGCAGCTCTTCCTCTGTGCCCCGGTCGGAGCCCTTGGGGCGGAGCAGCCCGTACATGTCGGCGGCGGTCGTGGCGCGGATCTCGTAGACGCGGGGGCCGGCGGCGGCGATGCGGCGGAGGGCGCCGTAGGCCTGGTGGGTTTTGCCGGTGCCGGTGGTGCCGGTGAGGAGCAGGCTGCCCGCGGTGTCGGGGGCCGCGGCGACGTCGTCGGCCCAGGCCTGGACGTCGGGGTGGTCGGCGTCGGCGTGCCGGTAGCGGCGGGGGGTGGCGGTCTCCCAGCGCTTCAGGGCCCATTCGGCGCGGCGGCGGCGGTGGTATTCGGGGTGGCCGGGCTCGTCGGGGGTGGGCTGGTCGTCGATCGGGCCAGGGGTCACGCCCTGCTCCTGCTTCTGGCGGATGCCGTTCATGACGTTGGCGAACGCGGACGGGCCGAGGCTGCCGATGTTGGTGGGTTCCATGGTCAGAATCCGTTCGAGTACGCGGAGACGTCGGTCGGGTTGCTGTAGGGCTGCCAGCCGCCGGACACGGCACGGAGCGGCGGGCGCGCGGTACCGGGCTCGGGCAGCGGGGGCAGGTCGCGCCAGCCGGGGAGGAAGTACCGGGCGTACGACACGTCCCGGGTGTTTGCCTGCTTCTGGGCGAAGGCGGCAAGGGCGGCGACGCCGGTGCGCTTGATGAGCGCTTCGACGGTGAACCATTCGGCGACGCTGAGGTTCCAGCGGACGAGGATCCCGGCGGCGGTGATCGTGTCGACGAGCGGTCGGCAGTTGGTGGGGATCTCGGGTCCGAGAACGGGCGGCGCGGGCTCTCCGGCTTGCTTGCTTCCACTCCTGGTAGGAGTGGTCTGGTAGAGGGGTCCGGATTCCGGACCCCTAGGGGTCTCGTTTTCGGACCCCCCCGGTCCGGATTCCGGACCCCTAGCCGTTTCGCTACCGGTCCGGATTCCGGACTCCTGCTCAGGGTTAGGGGTCTCGTTCTCGGACCGGTAGCTCTGGCTTACCGGTCCGGATTCCGGACCCCTAGCATTCGGCGCGGGGCGCACATACCCGACGGCGTACGGCAGTTGATAGGTCGCGGCCCGGCTACCGATGGCGGGCTCGGCAATGACCAGCTCGCCCGATGCGAGGGCCGCGTCGACCGCCTTGACGACCGAGGACCGGGCCGCGTTCAGTCGGCCGACGAGCTCCGTCGTGCCCATGCGGACCGTGGCGTCGGGGCCGGGTGCCTTGTCGGCGACCGCGAGCAGCACGAGCCGGGCGTTCCCCTTGGCGCGGGAGTGGGTCCACACCCAGTGCATGGCGTCGATGGTCACGCGGTCCTCTTCCGTACGGTGCGGTGGTGCGGGTGGTGGCCCGGGGCGCGGCGGCCCCGGGCCGAGGGGTCAGGCGTCGGTGTTCTCGGTGGCCTGCGCGATGCCGTCGCAGACCGCCTTGTCGGCCTCCTGCCGGGCGATCACCCGGGCGTTGGTCTCCGTGATCCGGATCAGCTCGGCGGCCAGCGCGTTGTCCTCCGGGCTGCCGGGGTCGGCTTCCTCGCGCAGCGTCTCGGCGCTGAAGCAGCGGACGCAGAGCAGCGGCTGCTTCTCCCGGCGGCACCACTCGCAGGTGATGCCGGTGAGGTGGAAGTCGTGGTCCGGCTCGTAGAGGAACAGGGGCCGGGTCTGCGTGCAGTGGTCGCAGCGGGCCTCGATCGGGGTGGTGTCCATCAGGCGGCGCTCCGTTCGGTGGTGGTGTGGCGCGCGGCGTCGCGCATGGCCTGGTCGGTCAGATGGCGGACGCACGTGCCGACCTCGCACCCCTTGTGCACCCGCCCGATCGGCGCGTCCTTGCGGGTGGCCCGCCATGCGACCTGGTTCGGCGACATCCGGACCGAGCCGATGACGACCTCCTGGCCGCCGCACCACAGGACGTGGCCGCTGACCTCCTGCGTGAGCGACCGATACGCGTCGTCGATCGACGCGAACGCCTGGACGGGAACGCGCTTCTTCGGGACGCGCCCGTACCGGCGGATGCTGGTCCGGTCGCGCTCGGAGAGGGCACCCCAGACGCCGGAGTCCTGCCGGGTCTCCAGCGCCCACTGGCCGCAGGTCTCCATGACGGGGCAGCGGCGGCAGGTGGCCTTGGCCTCGGCCTCGTCGGCCATGGATGCGGCGTCGGTGCCCTTCGGGAACCACATCTCCGGGTCGTACTGCGGGTCCCGGCAGAGGGCGGCGTCACGCCAGTCCGCAGCACGGTGACCGGTGTCGGGGGCGAGCTTGGACGAGGTGACCTTGAACAGGGGCGCGCTCACCGGGCACCTCCGAAGATCCCGGCCATCTGGGACCGGAGCTGCTCACGCATCGGCCGGTCCTCCAGGTGCGCCGGAGCGACACACTGCGCGTAGCCGCAGCCCGGCTTCGCGTGGCCGATCGGCTCGCGCCCGTGATGCAGCCGGAAGGCAACCCGGTACGCGGACGGGTGCTTGCCCTGCCGGCCGAGCCGCGGCACCCCGTGGGCGTGGTGCCCGGTCCAGCGGAGGTGCCCGCCGTCGACGGGCTCGGTGCGGGCGTGGAACTCGGTTTCGATGGGCCGGAGGGGGTGTCCGCCGCGCTTCGGGGCAGGCAGGCTGAGCGCGATGCGGTGGCTGGTGACGGTCTTGTAGCTGACGTGGAGCGTGCGCATGATGTCCCGCTGCGCGATGCCTTCGCGGAGCATGTCGGCGACGTCGGCCCGGAGCTTCATGAGGCCACCTCCGTGCGGGGCTTGTCGCTGCGGCGGGTCTGCCAGTGCGCGCCGAGGTCCAGCAGCGGGTCATCGAGGCCGACCGCGCTGTCATACGCGGCCTGGAGGCGGTAGGCGCGGCGCTCGGCGGCGCCCACCTCGCCCCGGAGCCGGGCGACGATGCGGACCAGGCGGGCGATGCGACCCGTGTACCGGATCGCGTCGGCCAGGCGGGCGAGGCGGACACGGTTGAGGGTGTCGTCGGCGGCGGTGAACTGGCCGGCCGCCGTGCGGGTCGCGGTCTGCATGGCGCGGACGGCGCGCTGGGCTTCGTCGCGCTGCTCGCGGATCCGCTCGTAGTCGGCGGCGAGGGCGTTGTACTTCCTGCGGGAGACGAACATCGCTCAGGCCTCCTGGGGTGCGGCGGTGAGCTGGGGGAGGTTGAGGTGGCCGAGGGCCCCGGTGCGCCACGCCTCGGCGATCCGGTCCCGGCCGTCCTTCGTCGGCCGCACCGAGTGCGTCGTCGACCGGGTCGCCCGGATCTCCACCCCCGGCACCGCGTCGACCACACCGGTCTCCCGGTCGGACACCTCGGCGGTCCCGGCGGCGGTCATCTCCGCGAGGAGCGCGGTGGTGTAGGCGGGGCGGACCTCGGTGACGAGCCGGGTGGTGACCTCGGTGGGCCGGTTGGCCCGGACCCAGGCGAGGAACGTCTCCGGGTCGGTGACGACGGCGGCCGGCTTGCTGTCGGTGCGGCTGATGACGGCGACCTTCGTCCCGTCGGGGAGGGTGGCGTCGACCTTGCCCACACCGCCCTCGGTGAGCGCGGTCTGCATCTCGGCCTTCACGGCCTTCAGCCGGTCCATGACGGTGTCGGCCAACGTCTTCAGCGCCGCTTCCTCAAGCGCCAGTTCCTGCATGTTCATGGGATGCTCCTTGGTGGGGCCGCCCGCCTATCCCGCGGGCGGCCCCGTTGTGCTGGGTCAGGCGGCGGGGCGGATCTGGGCGGTGAGCGCGCGGATCGCTTCGACGGGCGCCTCGTTGAGGGGCATGCCGAGGGCGCCTGCGACGCCGTTGTCGAAGTCCTCCAGGTGCGCGGCTTCGGCGGCGGCGCGGAGTTGGGCGACGGCGTCGGCGTAGTCGTCCTCGGGGCTCAGCACCTCGGCGTCCACGACGCCGTCGTCGGCGGTGCCGTCCATCGCGCCCTCGGCGGCGACCGCGTCGGACACCGAGTGCGGCGCCGGACCAGCAGGCGCGGGCTCGGCCAGCTCGTTGCCGCGCTGAATCAGGAACGCCCCCAGCTCCAGCAACTCCCGGTCCGGCGACTTCACCGTCTCCCCGAGGAGCCCGGCGGCGTGCGCCTCCCGGTACACCTTCTGGAGCGCGGCCTTGTTGGCGGCGTCGGCGGCTGTGGTCGCGAAGTCCTGCGCTTCCTGGGAGCGGCCGTTGACGGCCCGGGGGGCCTGCGGCTCCGGGTCCGTGGCCCACGGGTCGCCCTGCCCCGGCTGCACCTTCCGCAGGTGCCGCTCGTCAGCCGACGGGTTGTCCGCCTGCGCCATCTCCTCGGCCGTGTACACCCCGGCCAAGTCGTGCGGGAACGCCTTCCGCAGGGCGAGCGCCTCCGCGCACTTCGCGATCTGGTTGGCGCCCATGTTGGCCCACATGCGGGTGGGGTTGTCGTTGCGGTCGGTCTGGACGTACTCGCGGTACAGGGCCACGGCAGAGAACCGCTGTCCGTTCCGGAGGACCGTGACCTTCGCGGCGGCCGGCGCCGACGGGGACAGCCACACGTCCCGCCACTGGCCGTTCGAGTCGCACCACAGGGTGTCCTCGTAGCCGAAGGTGTGCCGGGTTTCGGCGATGACGCGATGGGCGATGACCCGGTAGCCGTCGATGCCGGTCTGAGGGGTGAAGACCTTCCGCTTCTGCCGGTTGTCCCACCGGCCGATGAGGTAGATCTGCCGGCTGAACGGGTCGAGCTGGGTGCGCTGGCAGAGGTGGAGGAAGCTGGCCAGTTCGGCGTTGGTGACGTCGTTGTCGATGCCGGTCTGGCGGAGGACGGCTGCCTGGTCGTCGGTCCATCCGGTCTGGTCGGCGCGGATGGCGAGGGAGCCTCCGGCCTGGGCGATGTCGGTGGTGGTCATGCGATGGCTCCGATCAGGGCGTGTCCGGCTTCGTAGAGGCCCCACCACATGAGGCCGCTGATGGGGAGGGCGATGGCGCAGCCGACACCGGCGCGGGGGGCCTGGTCGTAGTACGCGCGGTCGCACAACTCGCGCTGGGTGTGGCCGATGCCGGTGTGGTCGGGGCGGCGGTGGGGGCCGCCGAACGTGTCAGCCACGGGGAGCCTCCTTCGCGCGGTCCGCGACCACCCAGTCGCTGGCCTCGCCGATACGGAGCAGGTAGCCACCCGGCGGCCGAACCCCGCCCCCGTGGATCACGTTGCCCGCGTCGAGGACGGTGACCGGTCGGCCGCCGAGCTGCTCGCACAGGGCGGCGATCGGGTTCAGGCCGTACTCCTCCAGCCGCATCAGCGCGGCGGCGAGGTCGGCCCACAGGGCGTACTCGACGGCGTCGTACATGAGGTTGGTGGTCGGATCGCTGGTCATCGGGTGCCTCCGGTGCAGGTGCAGGCTTCGAAGATCAGGCGGCAGGTGGGGCAGGTGGGGATCACGACGCCCTCCGGTCCTGCTGGCGGGGGGTCTTGCCCAGCGACACGGCCGGGACGTCCGGCCCGGTCGCGGCGTCCGTCTCGGCGGACACCTGCACACCCAGCCGGTACACCCGGGCGCCCACACGGCGGGCCTGCTGGCCCGTCATCCGCACACGGGTTGCCAGACGCTCGACCAGCTCGTCCTTGAACTGCTCGAAGTCGAGGCGGTCCGCGTCCTGCTCCCCGTCGATCGGGGCGGAGTTCAGCTCGATGAACCGCTCGAAGAACTTGTCGCTGCCGAGGAGGTCCAGCAGGTCGTGGACGTTGTTGTCGACCAGCGGGGTGACGTCGAGCGTCACCCACCCCGGGGTGTTTCCGGGGTAGTAGCGGCCCGGGACCGGCTCACGGTGCGCGCTCACAGGGACACCGCCTTCGGGTGGGTACGGGCGATGTGCTCGTGCAGTTCCTGATCGGCCGACCCGTCGTCCACGTGCCACACCGACGTCGTCCAGCCGCACGTACCGCACCGGCGGGACACCTCGGCACTGCGCTCGTTGACCGGGCGGGCACCCGCACCGAACGGGTTCAGCTCGGAGAAGGGGAACGCGCAGTCGTCGGCCTCGCACTCGTACGGGTCCGCGCCCGGCTCGTCGCACCGGCACGTGTCCCGGGTGAGGACCCAGCGCTTCGCCTTCAGGTCCCACTCGATGTGCTCGTCGCTGAACGGGGCGGAGATGTGCCCGTCCGGCTCCACGTGGAAGATCACGTCCGCGTCGACCAGGGCGTTCAGCCCGGCCACCGCCCGCTCCCACGGGGAGGACGCCTCCAGCTCGGCGACCCGAGCCCGCAGCCGGACCAGCTCGGCAGCCGTGTCCTCGGCCGCCCCCTCCGACACGAAGACCATGGCGCCCTTCTCCTGCGCCGG
The nucleotide sequence above comes from Streptomyces sp. NBC_01116. Encoded proteins:
- the bet gene encoding phage recombination protein Bet, whose product is MTTTDIAQAGGSLAIRADQTGWTDDQAAVLRQTGIDNDVTNAELASFLHLCQRTQLDPFSRQIYLIGRWDNRQKRKVFTPQTGIDGYRVIAHRVIAETRHTFGYEDTLWCDSNGQWRDVWLSPSAPAAAKVTVLRNGQRFSAVALYREYVQTDRNDNPTRMWANMGANQIAKCAEALALRKAFPHDLAGVYTAEEMAQADNPSADERHLRKVQPGQGDPWATDPEPQAPRAVNGRSQEAQDFATTAADAANKAALQKVYREAHAAGLLGETVKSPDRELLELGAFLIQRGNELAEPAPAGPAPHSVSDAVAAEGAMDGTADDGVVDAEVLSPEDDYADAVAQLRAAAEAAHLEDFDNGVAGALGMPLNEAPVEAIRALTAQIRPAA
- a CDS encoding DNA cytosine methyltransferase; amino-acid sequence: MTTALDRARALLDTPPPQPVPGQLDLRSTHMDTDLIVEGFHGPGGWAEGRRILGLTTRAVGMEWDAAACATAVAAGHTVVRCDVATMPTAPFRGRVKGKVDSAPCQPWTKGGHRLGLLDQPLVHQAVEDLARGRDTRAKLLTACKDARSLLAAEPMRWHHDLRPELIAMEEVPAVLPLFRQYAAILRAWGYSTWCGILNAADYGLGQTRRRAILIASRVRDVTAPAPTHAEHPADDLFGDRLRPWVTMADALGWGYTQRPAPTITGGGTDTGGAEPWSSTSRRAMRAAMDNPGHWAHHKPAPTVTGTVGHVGGKQAGGHLSLTVEEGAVLQGFRATYPFQGNKGQRSLQVGNAIPPLLAAHVLSAATGVPMPAAAELAAA
- a CDS encoding ATP-binding protein; protein product: MEPTNIGSLGPSAFANVMNGIRQKQEQGVTPGPIDDQPTPDEPGHPEYHRRRRAEWALKRWETATPRRYRHADADHPDVQAWADDVAAAPDTAGSLLLTGTTGTGKTHQAYGALRRIAAAGPRVYEIRATTAADMYGLLRPKGSDRGTEEELRRLVRVPLLVLDDLGSAKASEWTEEVTYRLINERYNACRPTLYTSNLPARAEGAPDLTSALGERIVSRLSEDTRVVAMTGTDRRRRGAA